TAGTGTACTTGGTAAATCGAATAAAGCAAGAACCAAGGACACTTGAAATTCTTCTTAATTAGTTTGTTACTTTTGACAGGGTGGAATTTTCTATCCTAAAGTGCGAGTACAATGTGACTTTCAAGGTGGAAAGAGGTGGCCAGGAGGTTTACCGAGGTACGCAGAACAGCTTCGTGGACAACGTGAAGGCCGATGGTTCCATGTACATGTATCGTGTGTACGCAATCAGCGGGACGTTCCAGAGTAGACCGGTTGAGGTTACGGTGACCGCTCACTCACCGTTGGTAGCACCGAAGGTAAACGTTTCTCGTACACCGGAGACGATTATAATAACTGTCGTGCGGCCGGATGTTAGAGACTACAGGGAGAGTTATATCGAAGTCGACGGGAACGTCTACAAGACGGAGGTACTTTCGTTGAAGAACGAGCCCGACAAGGTCTACAAAGTGAAAGCTTATTGGAGTAACACGTCTGGTCAGAAGTCCGAGGCAGCGGAGTTAGTTTTGGAAACTTCACCCAAGCCCCCAATTGTTGAGTACAGAGTTGATGGGGCTAACGTCATATTGAAAATCACGGATCCATCGACGGTAATAAAGGCCGAGAAGTTCGTTGTTATCTACGGTTCAAGAACGATGGAAGTGCTTAAGGGAGAAGCCACGATCCAAATCGATACTTCAAAATCGGTTCACGAGTTCAAGGTTTACAGTGTTTACAAGGATCTCCAATCCTCGCAAACAAGTGTGATGGTTATTCTTAAGAACTGAGGCCGCCAAATTCAAACAATCCCCGCACTTTTTAGTGCGGGGATTGTTTTTTTACTGCGGTTAATGGGAAGGTTTTGCCACGGGTTTTCCGCTACTTTTATTTAATCTTGTGCTTTTTGAAAAACTCGTTGATTATCTTGTCAGCGTCCTTACCTTTTTTGTTTTCTATCAGTGTGATTCTCATGAGTTCCTTCAGGAGTGCGACGCGATTCTTTTCATTTAAGCGCTCACTGGATACGATTATCGTTCCTTCGACGGTGATCGCACCGATGTCGGCCTCAACTTTAGCCAGTGCGTAGAACTCCGACAGGGTATTCGCGAAGGTGAGATTGACTTTCTTTGGCGCTTTCAGCTTGTACTCTTTGAGGAAGAGCTCGAATGTCGTTCCGACCCAGCTGTCGATTTCGTAAATGGCCGAAATGCTTGTGACCTGTTTTTTCTTTGCCCCAAACGCTTCTACCTGGAGGAGGTTGATGAACAAAATAGATAGTACCACAACAGTTAGTGCTTTTCTCATAGTTCTTTTCCTCCTTTCTGTTTAAACACTAATCCTCTGAGGAAAGTTGAGCGAGGTTGACGAGTAAGTTGTACGTAAACCACCCGTCACCGGTAGCAAAGATCTCCCTTTTGGCCGCCGCTGAATCTTTGTGGACTCCTATCCCGTTGCTGTAAGGTTCAAACGCGACAATTTTCTTGAATGGTATTCTGAAGCTTTTGAACTTACCGTGGAAATAAATGTGCTTAGTGGTCACGGCGAGTATTCCGCTATCGACATGTACACGTTTGATTGTTTCAATAGGTGTCGCCTTGAAAGCACCGGTTCTCAAATACACTCCCTTAGCAACGCGAAAACTGACCCCACTGCTTCCCCCGATGTATTCTCGGACGGTGCGATCCTGATAGTAATCGACCTTAGGAAAGACCCAGATCAACTTTTCACTCTTCTGGAAGTTGAACGGTAGTTGACCTTCAACTTTAAGACGCTGTGGTATTTTTCCCTCCATTACCTCCCGCAGGACCACGCCTTTTACTAACTTGTTCCACGCATCATTTCTGTTGAGACTGTTTTGGTCGAGCTTAAAGAAGTCCACAAACCGCTCGATCTTTTCTTGTTCTTCAGCTGAGAGTTCTCCATCGTTCAGGAAATGATCTACGGCCTTTTCGAACGCGGTTATAAGCACGGACTTGATGTCCGAAGCAGTTAGATAACCACCGGGGGCGATGCGATTGATGTCTTTCTCAAGTTCCTCAAATTCTTTTGACGAAGTGCTTTTGGCGATAGTATCCAACGTTACACGTACCAGCTGCTCAAAGGTAAGCTTATGCTTACTTTCGCATTCACGGTGCTTGCTCTTGAAAAGTCCTGCAGGTTTACCACAGTACTTGCAGATGCCCATGTGAATCACCTCGGGATTTACTCGGAGCATTCCCTCAGTCACATTTTCTTGCAATCCTTTTTACCCTCCGCCTTTTACAAGAGAGACGATTCCCCAAACCCCAAGCCCAAGCAGGGTAAGGATTATCCATCCCCACCAAAGTATCGGGAATTCCTCGTGGAAGATCCGAACACGTGCCACAGTTACCGGTAATGCGATTATGTCCATTATACTGAATTTCTCAACGCGTCCCACGGATATCCAGAATTTGCCAGGACCATTAGAAGTAACTTTTAGAACGTATGTGCCAGGTTGAGTGGGAAATTCCTTTTCGTAGTAAATCCACTCGTAAGTATCACCAAACTCCTCGTGGTATAGACGTGGTTCAATAGATGCCGTACTGAAGTGTTCGACAACGTTGCCATTTGGGTCTATTAACTCGAATGTCGGTCTGTAGTTTTTCAGTCTTTCGATGCGTGGAACGGCGAACATAAGGTAAAGTGGTTCTCCGCGCGAGATGATCTTTATCTCCCGCACGCCCGGCTGCTGAATTTCGAAGTAGTGGACCTGTGATACCGAGATGTTCGAGATGACGTGACTTTCAAAGTACGGCACGTGTGCAAAAATGCTTTGTAGGAAAAGCAGACAAACCAAAGCAGAAAAGAAGAAAAAACGCGCTCGCACGCCTAACAACCACTCTCGCATCAGTTCAAATACGATTATACCACCTAAATGCCTTCAACGGTGCGATAATCAATGTTAAAATAGATTCGGTTTACTAACAAAAGTGGGGAGGCTGTTGGTGATGCTCAGGACGAACAAGGATCTAGTTGTTAAGCTTTCGATACTCGTCGAAGTTGCTCATCCGGTAACAAGGATGCCTGTGGTCGACAGCTATGGTAAAGTCTACTACGTGCCGGGAGTTGGGGGAATCACTTACAACTTTGGGCTTGGTGATAACGCATTTTCGATGCACGGAGACCACATTGAACCGGATATTAGTGCGAAGAACTCCAATAAAGACTTGAATCCCACGTGCATGGCGCTTGCGTGCATCGGTAACGAGGCGGTTGTGATTTCCGGAGATGGTAAGGGGATGAGAGGTTACGTTATCGGTAAACATGGTGGTATCGATCACGTTCTTATTTGGATGCCGGAAAAAGACAAACTGGCGATCGGGGATAAGATCCAAATCAAAGCCTGGGGGCAAGGTTTGGAGTTGCTCGACTATCCCGATGTGAGGTTGATGAACATTGATCCGGAACTTTTCGAGAAGATACCGATCGTGGAACACAACGGCAAACTTGAAGTTCCGGTAGCCGCAATCGTTCCGGCGCATCTGACAGGTTCCGGTATCGGTGCTTCAAATCCGGCCGGAACCGACTATGATATGAACACGATGGATATGGACGAGATCAGGAAATACGGGCTGGATAAGGTTCGCATTGGGGATTTGGTGGCCATAAAGGACCATTACAACTCGCACGGTGCGGGAGGTTACAAAGTCGGTGCGATGTCAATTGGTGTTGTAGTGCACTCTAACTGTTATAAAACTGGCCACGGACCTGGGATGGTTGTGATAATGTCGAGTGTTGAGGGGAAGATAGTACCGAGGATCGATGAAAATAGCAATATTAAGAACTACCTTGGTATCTGAGCATCTATCTTGGACGTTACGGTGCCCCTCCGGGGCACCGCTTTTTTCTATCCTTCCACTGTAAAACCACAGTAAATCGGAGAAAATTCTTGATGGGACTCGAAAAACGGAAAATTCCAGCTGTAACTACTATCCATTGGAGAATTCAAACCGTCGCGGAAATTTCAAAAGTTATAGGTCGACGTGCTATAATCTGAAAGGTGATTCAGGTGTAATCTGAAAGGTGATTCAAGTTTTGGTTTTCACATGAACGGTTTGGGAGGCGATTTGAGAATGAAGTACGCAAAGATCATCTCTTCGGGTATGTACGTTCCACAGAGGATTATGACGAACGCGGAGTTTGAGAAACTTACGATGTTCACCATCGACCCGTACTTTTCCGAAACGATCGGTATCAACCACAGACACGTTTCAGAGGATTGGGAAACACCAACGTACATGGCGGCCGAGGCGGCGAAAAAGGCGCTTGAACGAATAGGGATGAAACCCGAGGAAATCGACTTGGTCATCGTGGGTACCGATACGCCCGAGAGTATTTCGCCCCCGGATGCTGCGCGTGTTCAATACCTTATTGGTGCACACAAGGCTGAAGCTATGGCGTTCAACGTGAATGCTTCTTGTGCGAACGGGGCTCTGTTGGTTGATATAGCGGCCAGGTACATAGCTCTTGGAGATTACAGGAATGTACTGGTGATAGGTACCTACGCGATGACGAAGTTCTTGAGCTGGAAGTATTCCTGGGAAGCGCTGTTCAGTGATGGTGCCGGAGCACTCATACTGACGGCATCGGATGAGCCAGGATACATCGGAAGTGTTGCGAGGGCGGATGGTAGCTGGTGGCAGAACTGGGGTATCTACATGGGAGCCGGTACGATGAACCTTCAGGGATTTGAGAGGGGATTGCACAAGCTCGACCTCAGGGCCGCGTATCCGGCTACCGTGAACGAAGAAGGATGGCCGTTGCTGATTAATAAGTTGTTGGATAAGTATAATCTGACCAAGGATGACATAGGTATGATCCTCTTCACCCAGGTTCGCAAGAAGACGATTGAAAAGGTTATGGAAACACTCGGACTTCCTCTTGAAAAAACGCACATGGTCATGCACAAGTACGGTTACACGGGTTCGGCGTGCGTTTACATGGCCTACGACGACGCGTTCGACGAGGGAAAGATAGAGAAGATTAAAGGAAAAGTCCTGATATTCTTAACTTCCGGGGTTGGTTTCCAGCAAGTTGCGACGGCGTTCAGAATCATCTAATGTCGATTGGGAGGATGAGGAAATTTGGAAAGCAGGGCCAGGAGAAGAGTTCCACGACGTGTGGATGGAATAGAGACAAAGAATAGGATTAAGTTGGCCGCTGTTGAACTTTTCAGTAACTCGAATTTCTCGAGTGTGTCCATAAGCCAGATTACTAAAAAGGCTGAGCTGAGTGCTGGGGCGTTCTACCAGTACTACATAAACAAGGAGGAGCTCTTCAGGGAAATTGTGGAGGAGTTCTTCCAGCAACTGGAGGCAAGCATCGTTGGAGATACGTTGAGTAAGAGCGGGGTCAGTTTTCTGGAGTTTTGCAGGAACAACGCTAAGCTGGTCAAGGTTGTGCACCTGAACGAGTACTTTTTCGAGTGGATTCGGAACGAATTCGAGTCGATACTCAGAAAAGTGTCAAAACGGTTCGGACTCACGAGTGTTGGACACTTTTACTTCTGGTCACCTCTCAGATTCGTTGCGGCTTTTTCGGATCTTGTTGAGGCTGAGATCAACAACGAGGAGTTCGTAAGGTTCGTAATGAGCGGTCCTGTTGATGGATGTGTGGAAGACGTACCGCAAAAAGCATTCGATTTTTCTCCGGAAAGGCACGTAATCGAGATAGACGAAAGACGTGAGCAAATCCTTGCAAACGCCGAGACGCTATTTGGGACCTACGGGTACGATAAAACACAGGTCTACGATATTGTCCGAGCGTGCGGTATGGCCGTTGGCACGTTTTACCTTTATTTCAAGAACAAGCTGGAGGTACTCCACGAACTGGTTCGGTGGATAAGCAAGGGTTTGAGGTACAACGTGAAGCTAGCCGTTGAGAAGTGCAGGGACTGTCCGAGGTTGGTCCAGGAAATAGCCGGTCTGTACGCGTTCGTAAAGTTCTTCAAAATGCACTTTAACATGTACAAGATTGTCCGCGAGAGTCAGTCGATCGATGTTGCAATCGCCAGGGAGTACTACGGTTCCATATACCATCCTTACACGGTCGCTTTGAGTAGGGCAATCGAGGAAGGGAAGTTGAAGCCGAAGGTTTCGGAATTAAACCGGGAACGTCTGGTCTCTTACCTTGCACTGATGCTCATGAGCTACGGACATTTCATCGGTGAACGTTTCCTACTCTCGGGTGTCATAGATGAACAGGATAACGGAGAGTTGGAGAATTTTCTCGAGGAGTTGTTTGTGTACATCTGCAAAGGTCTTGAGGACGTGCACAGTTGATCGGAGTTGGTGGTATGCCGCATGTAAGTGTAAATGGAGTACGGATATTTTACGAGCTACGTGGGAATCCCAATTCGAAAGAAGTGGTCGCGTTTTTCAACGGAGTGATAGCTTCCGTAGGAAGTTGGGCTCAGTACGTACCAGTTTTCGAGCATATGGGTTTCAAAATCCTACTTCACGATTTCAAAGGTCAACTACTCTCCGATAAGCCGGCTGGACCGTACACGTTCAAAGAACATGCGGCTGAAGCGAGGGTGTTGATGGAGCAACTCGGAATCGAGTGTGTACATCTGGTTGGAACTTCGTATGGTGGGGAGGTGGCCTTACGCTTTGCCATAGACTACCCGGAAATGGTGAAGACGTTATGTGTAATAGATTCGGCGAGCGAGCTTGACAGGTTGATGATGTCGTTCATCGAAAGTTGGAGGACCCTGGCACTCGATGGCGAACCCGAAAAGTTCTACTGGGGTGTGGTTCCTACACTGTACAGTTCTGAGTACCTTGCAAGGGAATTTGATACGGTGAAGAAACGCGCCGAACTTTTCAAGAATGTATTGCAGGACTATTTCTACGGTCAAGTGCAACTGTACGAAACGTTCCTGACGGACCTGAAACTGACTCCAGAACTCCATAAAATCAAGTGCCCAACTCTTGTGATTTGTGGGGAAAAAGATATCCTGAAGCCCCCGAAGTTTTCGAAGATAATTTCGGATCAAATCGTAGGAAGTGAGTTTGTTATCGTTCCGGATGCTGGACATGTGCTGATATACGAAAAGCCGGAGGTTCTGAAAACACTCCTTGTCGGTTTCATCTTTAAGCACGTCGTCTGAAGTGTTTTGGTTTATGTGGAGGGGATCGGATGGATTTTAAGGAGATTTATAGGCGTAAGGTAGTTGACGTTGAACACGTGCTGTCTGTTCTTCAGGATGGTTGGACCGTTGTTGTCGGTATGACACCAATGGAACCAAAAGTATTCCAGAGGAATTTACACAAGGCAAACGTTCAAAAGCTTGAGGTGTTCACCTGTTTGAACACGGAACCTTACGAGTACTACACCAATCCGGAGTACAGCGAAAGGTTCTACAATTACTCCTGGTTCTTCGGGCCTTTCAACAGGAAGAACTCGAAAAACACGTTCTACGTTCCGAACAACCTCCACCAGGCGGCGACCAATCTTATTGAGACGACGAAGATAAACATCTTCGTGGGTGTAGCATCCCCAATGGACGAGAAGGGATTTCTCACGCTCGGAGCCAGTGTGGTTTACGAAAAGGACGTGTTGGAAAATGCGGACATCGTGGTACTTGAGGTCAATCCCAACGTTCCGCGGACGCACGGTGATACGCAGGTTCATATAACGGAGGTTGATTACATAATCGAGACTGATTATCCACTACCGGAAGTTGAGTTACTCAAGCCCGAAGAAATTGAGAGAAAGATTGCCGAGAACATTATGAACCTTATAGAAGATGGTTCTACAATCCAGCTGGGTATTGGTGGAATCCCGAACGCGGTTGCCCAGTTCTTGAAGGAAAAAAAGGACCTTGGTGTTCACACGGAGATGTTCACCGAAAGTATGATAGACCTCTTCGAAGCCGGTGCGATAACGAACATGAAGAAGACACTTTGGAAGGGTAAATTCGTCTGTACGTTCGCTTACGGAACCAGGAGGATGTACGATTTCGTGAACGATAACCCGGCGGTTCTCTTCTTGCGAGGACGGTACGTGAACGATCCCTATGTGGTCGCGCAAAACGAGAAGATGGTGAGTATAAACACGGCACTGATGGTGGATTTAACCGGAAACGTTTGCTCGGAAGCCATCGGTACAAGCCATTACAGTGGTACCGGAGGACAACTTGATACGCATCGAGGTGCTGTAAAAAGTAAGGGAGGAAAAGGTATCATCGCGCTTCGGTCCACTGCGAAAGAGGGGACTGTATCAACCATCGTCCCCACGTTACCAGCCGGTTCTCCAATAACGGTTCCGCGTCAGGATGTCGATTACGTGGTCACCGAATGGGGTGTTGCACACTTACGGGGACTTTCGGTGAGAAAACGTGCACTTGCATTGATTGAAATTGCGCATCCCGATTTCAGAGAGTATCTGCGTAACGAGGCCGAGAAACTGGGTATAATCTGACCTTTAAACAGGGAGGTGTTGGCGGTATGAAAAAACTTCTGGTGGTTTTGGTAGCTTTGTTGATATTTGCGAGCTTGTTTGCGGAAGTTGGCGTTTATCCAGATAAGATCGTCATCGGGACGTTCCAAGCATTATCGGGGCCGTACGCGATAATCGGTCAAGAAATGACCAAAGGTATGCGGGCCTACTTCAACTGGATCAACAAACGTGGAGGAGTTTATGGCAGGAAGATTGAGCTCATCGTTGCCGACGACCAGCTCAACCCAGCTAAGACCGTTGTCGAAGTCAAAAGGCTCGTCGAACAAGACAAAGTCTTTGCCATCGTCGGTGGACTGGGTACTTACGGTTGTCTGGCGGTTATGGACTACCTTGAGCAGAACAAAGTTCCATTCGTTTACCAAGGTGCTGGAACATCCAAGCTCGTTATCCCGCCGAAAAGGTACATCTTCGGTGTCCAACCGGATTACACGCTTGAGGGCACGTTGATTGCAAAATACGTGACCGAAATTGCGAAATTTAAAGCACCGGCGATTGTGTACATGAACAACGATATCGGACTTGAAGGCTACGCAGCGTTTAAGGAAAAACTTGGGGATTACAAGATGAGCACGGTAGCTGAAGTCTCTTACAACCCGGCGGACACGGACTACAGCGGGTTGGTGGTTAGGTTGCTTGAAAAGAACCCAGACGTCATAGTCATCTACGGTTTGATCACCGATACAGTGAGATGGATTAAGACGATTCGTGATTACGGATTGCAGAGCAAGATCATAACAATTTATCCGAACGCCGATCCGTCGTTCGTACAACTCGCAGGTAAGTACGCCGAGGGTGTCATACTGACTGGTTGGGTTCCACTTGCAACCCCCGATAGGCCTGATTTTGTTAGGGACTACCAGCGCGCCGTTTCGATATTCCAGGAAACGTATCCAAAACAGGCCATGTCCTCCTACGCGGTTGCGGGTTTCATTGCGGCGGAAGTGTTCGTTGAGGGCTTGATAAGAGCCGGAAAGAACCTCACACGGGAAGGCTTGGTAAAAGCACTTGAGAGCTTCAAGAACTGGGATGGTATTCTTGCAAAAGATATAACCTGGGGTCCGAACCTCAGACGTGGTAAGAACTCCATGTACTTCATGACGATCAAGAACGGACAATTCCTCCCGTTGACGGATCTCATCAGACCGTAAAGTTTCCAGTTTGCGCTGGTCTCCGGACCTTCTGTCCGGGACCAGCTTTTCTTTCTCCTCGCATTTTCATCCTTGGAGGTGCTAACGTGCTGAAACTTAATGGTGTCACCGTAAAGTTTTCCGGACTCGTGGCCGTCGATAACTTGAGTATGGAAGTTGAGAGTGGTACTGTCCATTCCCTTATCGGTCCGAACGGAGCGGGAAAGACGACCGTCTTCAACGTCATTTCCGGACTTGTGAAACACGAAGGACGTGTTTATTTGGATGGAGTTGATTTGACCGAGGTGCCTGTTCACAAGAGGGTTGATTATGGCTTGGGAAGGAGTTTTCAGAATGTTATTATTTACAAATACCTCAACGTCCTGAACAACCTCATGCTCGGTTACCATCACCGATTGACGTACGGTTTGTTTGATGAACTGCTGGAAACTCCCAAGTACTCCGCTCTTGAGAGGAAAGCGATGCTCAAGGCTATCGAGGTTGCGGACCTTATTGGTATAAAACCCTTACTCGGTGTCCTTGCGGGAACACTTCCGTACGGGTACCAAAAACTTATCGATATAGCAAGAGCGTTGATGAGCGAACCGAAGATAATCATGCTTGACGAACCGGCAGCTGGTTTGACCGACGCCGAGACCGAAATGCTGAAGGAAAAGATTAGGGTTATAAAAAACCAGGGAATTACGGTGTTTTTGATCGAGCACGACATGCGACTTGTGCTCGATATCTCCGACAAGGTTACGGTGCTAAATCTTGGTAAAAAAATTGCGGAAGGTAAGCCCGAAGAGATAGTGCACCATCCAGAGGTTATCAAGGCTTACCTGGGAACTTCGTATTCAGAGGTGAAATGAAATGTTGAACGGGGATATATACCTTAAGGCTTTGAATGTGTTTTACGGTCCGGTCCACGCGGTAAAAGGAGTGGAGCTGAAAATTGAGGAAGGAAAGATCACAACCATCCTCGGTGCCAACGGTGCCGGAAAGTCTTCCACACTCAAGGCGATCGCTGGTGGTGTTCGTTACAGTGGGAGTATCACCGTTGGCAACGTGCCTATAGATGTTATGCCAGTTCACAGAAGAGTTGCGAACGGTATCGTGCTATGCCCGGAGGGACGTGGAATCTTCTACACGATGACCGTAAAGGAGAACTTACTTGCCGGTGCCTACACACGCAAGCGTGCTAAGTTGGAACTGGCGTTTGAAATCTTCCCGGTTTTAAAGGAGAGGATTAACCAGATAGCCGGAACACTTTCGGGTGGCGAACAGCAGATGCTCGCGATAGCGCGTGCACTCATGGCCGAACCAAGGTATCTTCTACTTGACGAACCTTCGCTCGGACTTGCCCCCGTTGTTATCGAAAAGATTGCCGAGGTAATTCGAGAAATAAACAAACGTGGAATTACCGTAGTCCTGGTCGAGCAGAACACGAGCTTAGCACTCTCGCTGGCTCACAAGGCATACATCCTCGAAAACGGTCGTGTTGCAATTGAAGGGAAGCCCGAGGAGCTGATGCGGAGCGATGTGGTGAGGCAGAAATACCTTGGAGGTGTTTCAAAGTGATCAATCAAGTGCTACTCGGCCTTTCGAACGGTGCGATGTATTCGCTGGTTGCGATTGGACTCGTGATGATGTACAAGGTCAGCGGTGTCATGAATTTTGCTTACGGAAATATGGGAATGTTCGTCACCTACCTGGTATGGTGGTTAACGTCCGTGATTGGGCTCAACCTTTACGTGGGTATTGTGTTGGGGATCGTTTTTGCGGCACTGATGGGAATTGCTGTTGAACGGTTCGGACTTCGACCGATTCGACACCTATCGCACGGCTCAATGCTAATCGTTACGTTCGGTGTTCTTATGATACTCGAGGGTTTGGCTGTGCAGATATGGGGAACCGATTACAAACCGTTTCCGGAGTTGGTCACCGGAGCACCGCTGGTTTTCAAAGGGAATTTCGGGATTATCGTTCTGAGGCGCCAAGACATATTGGTTTTCGCGACTTTGTTGACAATTTCCTTGGCGCTGCTTTTGTTCACAAAGTACACGAAATTCGGCATCGCGGTTCGCGCGGTTTCAGAAAACGAAGAAGTTGCGGGTTACATGGGAATCAATGTGGGAGCCGTTCTATCTTTCTCCTGGGCCTTTGGCGTTTCGATGGCCGCACTCGTGGGATTTATATCGGCACCGAAGGTATTTGTGTCACCACTCATGCTCCTGTTCTACCAAATCCAAGGATTCACAGCGGCAGTTTTGGGCGGTTTCGAGACGTTCACGGGGGCGGTCTTTGGGGGGTTGATACTCGGAGTTCTGGAGAAACTCGTTGAGCGATACATTTCCGAAGGGTTTAAGGCGACTTTTTCGTTGGCGATTATCATAATCGTGCTGATGTTCTTCCCTAAGGGATTATTTGGCAAGAGTTTAAGGAGGCGAGTGTGATGGTCTGGGTCGTACTTGCCGTTCTACCATTCCTACTAATCAAAAACGCTTTCGTGATAACTATACTCACGCTCGTTGGTATCTACGCGCTCGCTTCCCTGGGACTGAATATTATCATGGGTTATGCCGGTCAAATTTCGATTGGTCATGCGGCCTTCATGAGTATTGGAGCCTACACTTCCACGCTCCTGGTGATGAACTATAACGTACCGGTCACCATCGGAGTGCTCGCCGGTGGACTACTTGCGTTCCTATTCGGCTTGTTGATAGGCTTTCCCGCGTTGAGACTTTCTGGATTCTACCTCGCCATAGCGACAATGGGATTTGTCGTTGCTGTTGAGCAATTGGTAGGTGCGCTTGACAGTATCACCGGCGGTCATGCAGGGATTCGCGGAATCAAATTTCCATACTTGTTCAATTCGGATGTCGAGAAGTACCTTCTCGTTCTGGCATTCCTCTATATCTCGTACGTAGCAGCTCAACGATTCGTGAATTCCAAAACCGGTCGCGCATGGATGGCCGTACGTGAGAACGAAACCGTGGCGTCTGTCGTTGGTGTAAACCCCGCGAAATACAAGCTCCTGGCGTTTGCTTTCGGTTCGATGCTCGCGGGTTTTGCCGGTGCACTTTACGCACATGTGACCGGTTTTATCGCACCGAGTGTTTTTGGACTTGGAAAGTCGCTGGATCTTTTGGCAATCTCGGTGATTGGCGGTATGGCATCGCTTGACGGTCCGTTTTATGGGGCACTTGTATATGAGGCGTTACCGTTTTTTTTCAGCAGAACAAACTTATCACTCTCAATCGTGTTTGGAGCTATACTGATTTTCGTGGTTCTCTTCATGCCGCTGGGAATTAGTTTTTACATTTCGCAGCTAAGATTCAATTATCTGAACGCGATCATCGCGTTTCTGAAAAAATCCAGAAGACCTTACGGAAAATTCCTCGACACTAAATTCGGAAAGATACACTATGTTCAGTACGGTCAGGGAAAGACACCGATCGTTCTGTTGCATGGAAACTTTGCGTCCGCAAGATTCTTCGAGCCGTTCCTTAGACTTTTGCCCAATGGATTCACCGCGTACGCGTTTGATCTTCCGAACTTCGGATTTTCCGACAGGATGGCGGGAGTAACCATTGACAAGTACGCCGAAGTCGTCGACGAATTTGTTAATAAGCTTGGACTTGAGAAATTCATACTACTCGGTCACTCGCTCGGTGGTTCGGTGGCTATCGCTTATGCAACAAAGCATCAAGACAGACTTCTCAAACTCGTCCTTGTGGATCCAGGGCCAATCGACGGCCTGTATGTACCGGATGAGGGAATTA
This portion of the Fervidobacterium thailandense genome encodes:
- a CDS encoding alpha/beta fold hydrolase gives rise to the protein MVWVVLAVLPFLLIKNAFVITILTLVGIYALASLGLNIIMGYAGQISIGHAAFMSIGAYTSTLLVMNYNVPVTIGVLAGGLLAFLFGLLIGFPALRLSGFYLAIATMGFVVAVEQLVGALDSITGGHAGIRGIKFPYLFNSDVEKYLLVLAFLYISYVAAQRFVNSKTGRAWMAVRENETVASVVGVNPAKYKLLAFAFGSMLAGFAGALYAHVTGFIAPSVFGLGKSLDLLAISVIGGMASLDGPFYGALVYEALPFFFSRTNLSLSIVFGAILIFVVLFMPLGISFYISQLRFNYLNAIIAFLKKSRRPYGKFLDTKFGKIHYVQYGQGKTPIVLLHGNFASARFFEPFLRLLPNGFTAYAFDLPNFGFSDRMAGVTIDKYAEVVDEFVNKLGLEKFILLGHSLGGSVAIAYATKHQDRLLKLVLVDPGPIDGLYVPDEGIRLLQKYKYNPHLIKKSLMFNVPTYDDERFFDKVTSDALRIPKEAIREVAEALRNYNYTDKASGVNIPVEVIFGDKDVILSLWQMQKTAAAFPRGRLHILKDVGHSPVVEAPKEVFRIILENQ
- a CDS encoding ABC transporter ATP-binding protein — protein: MLNGDIYLKALNVFYGPVHAVKGVELKIEEGKITTILGANGAGKSSTLKAIAGGVRYSGSITVGNVPIDVMPVHRRVANGIVLCPEGRGIFYTMTVKENLLAGAYTRKRAKLELAFEIFPVLKERINQIAGTLSGGEQQMLAIARALMAEPRYLLLDEPSLGLAPVVIEKIAEVIREINKRGITVVLVEQNTSLALSLAHKAYILENGRVAIEGKPEELMRSDVVRQKYLGGVSK
- a CDS encoding branched-chain amino acid ABC transporter permease; the encoded protein is MINQVLLGLSNGAMYSLVAIGLVMMYKVSGVMNFAYGNMGMFVTYLVWWLTSVIGLNLYVGIVLGIVFAALMGIAVERFGLRPIRHLSHGSMLIVTFGVLMILEGLAVQIWGTDYKPFPELVTGAPLVFKGNFGIIVLRRQDILVFATLLTISLALLLFTKYTKFGIAVRAVSENEEVAGYMGINVGAVLSFSWAFGVSMAALVGFISAPKVFVSPLMLLFYQIQGFTAAVLGGFETFTGAVFGGLILGVLEKLVERYISEGFKATFSLAIIIIVLMFFPKGLFGKSLRRRV